Part of the bacterium genome, TGAAACCGTTAACGCTTCGATTCACCCCCCACTTAACTTCCTACCGGCCCATCTGCTTCTTCTCGGAGCCGCGGGTGCAGAAGTAATCCCGCACGAGCCCCAGCTTCTCCGCCACCGGGCACCCGCCGCAGATGCAGCCCCGCTCCTTTTTTATCTTCCTGCTCCGACCGATGTTCGCTGAGCAGTAGCCGCCGCGCTCGCCGCACTCGACCCAACTAGGGCATGAGCTGCAGATGCAGAGGGTGAGCACTATCCGCTGATCCTGCCCCTCTTTTTCCGGAGTCATTCTTTCTCCTCTTGGCCCGTTTGATATTTCAATGAAATTAACACGTCTTTAAAGTACCTGACTCGCCAAATAACGTCAATCCTAATCGGTGAAATTGACTAATTTAGTCTGCATCTATTTCACCGCCGGGAATGGAGCGGATGGAGTAACGTTCGGCATCCGAGCCTTCGGGTGGGGGCGAAAAAAAGCCCCTCGAAAACAGGGCTTCCCGAAGACGCGCCGAGTGCGCTTCCATTCAAAACCTGTCCGACCCTCGGCGGTTCGGCTGCGGGAGCGGCAAATCCCCGGCGGTCCCGCCGCCCGTTCCCCTCTCCCGGCGGGCGAGCAGCAGCACCACCCCCACGAGGGTCAGCGCCCCGCCCGCGAGCTGGACCCATCCCGGCAGTCGGCCGGTAAAGGACACGGTCCAGACCAGCACCCAGAGCGACATGCTGGAGCGGACCAGGTCCACCTTCCCCGCGTCCCAGCGGGCGAGTGCCAGGTAGTAGGTGACGATGCTCACCACGGGGCCGATCAGGCCGCCGGCCAGGAGCATCAGCCAGCTCCCTCCCGACGAGGGCATACGGAGGTTCCCCGTGACGAAAGCGGCGACGACGAAGCCCGCCGCCATGAGACCCGTCCGCCAGAAGCCCAGCGCCAGCGGGTCCACCCGTCGGGTCAGGTGCCGCCCCAGGAGCGTGTGCACGGCGTAGAAGAGCGACGCCGCGACCATCAACAGGACGCCGGCCGCGGAGCCGCTCTCGTCGGTGTAGGTCATCACCAGGGCTCCGGCGACGACGAGGGCGCCGCCCAGGAG contains:
- a CDS encoding DUF2769 domain-containing protein, with the protein product MTPEKEGQDQRIVLTLCICSSCPSWVECGERGGYCSANIGRSRKIKKERGCICGGCPVAEKLGLVRDYFCTRGSEKKQMGR
- a CDS encoding DMT family transporter, which translates into the protein MTDAEQSLWRDDPRAGFWWSLAGVAVPAAVYLMIPALTAELGVLGMGAIWMSAAVGFYVILALVLGRFSKLAVPRGSRLLVAVLAVVQAIGTGLFFTALSLADPNLVAFAGNATPLFTVIGSRLIFRERFTAGQLLGGALVVAGALVMTYTDESGSAAGVLLMVAASLFYAVHTLLGRHLTRRVDPLALGFWRTGLMAAGFVVAAFVTGNLRMPSSGGSWLMLLAGGLIGPVVSIVTYYLALARWDAGKVDLVRSSMSLWVLVWTVSFTGRLPGWVQLAGGALTLVGVVLLLARRERGTGGGTAGDLPLPQPNRRGSDRF